The Miscanthus floridulus cultivar M001 chromosome 7, ASM1932011v1, whole genome shotgun sequence genome includes a region encoding these proteins:
- the LOC136466487 gene encoding protein WALLS ARE THIN 1-like, with amino-acid sequence MGDDVRGLHGGGVPAAAKTERARLHVAMLALQLGYAGFHVVSRLALNMGVSKLVFPVYRNLIALCLLAPFAYFLERKDRPAMTPGFLLQFFLLALCGITANQSFYLLGLDNTSPTFASAIQNSVPAITFAMAAALGIERVRLRRRDGLAKAAGTLLCVAGATVITLFKGPAVFGPAAAVVTVTAVAPPQAAGNNSSKSWALGCVYLMGHCLSWSGWLVLQAPVLKRYPARLSVTSYTCFFGLLQFLAIAAVVERDAAAWTLTSGSELLTILYAGLVASGVAFAVQTWCIDRGGPVFVAVYQPVQTLLVAVMASLLLGEQFYLGGIMGAVLIIAGLYLVLWGKSEERALAAKQAAAAAGVCDDEPDAAASCLKQPLLPSPATLESAV; translated from the exons ATGGGCGACGACGTGCGTGGCCTGCACGGCGGCGGCGTGCCGGCGGCGGCGAAGACGGAGCGCGCGCGACTGCACGTGGCGATGCTGGCGCTGCAGCTCGGGTACGCCGGCTTCCACGTGGTGTCGCGGCTGGCGCTCAACATGGGCGTCAGCAAGCTCGTCTTCCCCGTCTACCGCAACCTCATCGCGCTCTGCCTCCTCGCCCCCTTCGCCTACTTCCTGGAGAGGAAGGACAGGCCCGCCATGACGCCCGGCTTCCTGCTCCAGTTCTTCCTGCTGGCGCTGTGCGGGATCACCGCCAACCAGAGCTTCTACCTGCTGGGGCTTGACAACACGTCGCCCACGTTCGCCTCGGCGATCCAGAACTCGGTCCCCGCCATCACCTTCGCGATGGCGGCCGCGCTGGGCATCGAGCgcgtccgcctccgccgccgcgacGGCCTCGCCAAGGCGGCCGGCACGCTGCTCTGCGTCGCGGGCGCCACCGTCATCACGCTCTTCAAAGGCCCCGCTGTCTTCGGCCCGGCGGCGGCCGTGGTGACCGTGACCGCCGTCGCGCCGCCGCAGGCAGCCGGCAACAACAGCAGCAAGAGCTGGGCGCTGGGGTGCGTCTACCTCATGGGCCACTGCCTGTCGTGGTCCGGCTGGCTGGTGCTGCAGGCGCCCGTGCTCAAGCGCTACCCGGCGCGTCTGTCCGTCACCTCCTACACCTGCTTCTTCGGCCTCCTCCAGTTCCTCGCCatcgccgccgtcgtcgagcgcGACGCCGCCGCGTGGACGCTTACCTCCGGCTCCGAGCTGCTCACCATCCTCTACGCG GGGCTGGTGGCGTCCGGCGTGGCCTTCGCGGTGCAGACGTGGTGCATCGACCGCGGCGGGCCAGTGTTCGTGGCCGTGTACCAGCCCGTGCAGACGCTCCTCGTCGCCGTCATGGCGTCGCTGCTCCTCGGCGAGCAATTCTACCTCGGAGG GATCATGGGGGCAGTGCTCATCATCGCTGGACTCTACCTGGTGCTCTGGGGCAAGAGCGAGGAGAGGGCGCTCGCTGCAAagcaagccgccgccgccgccggggtctGCGACGACGAGCCCGACGCGGCCGCCTCCTGCCTGAAGCAGCCGCTGCTGCCGTCGCCGGCGACCTTGGAGTCCGCCGTGTGA